The Candidatus Mycosynbacter amalyticus genome contains the following window.
GGTATTCCGTTGCCAGCACGCGGGGCTGGCTACACATTTGTACTGCCAGACAAAATCACTCTGTTCAAGCATCCTTTGCTCAAGGTCTCACATGATGAGCACGAGTTTTTCGAGCAAGTTAAACGCACACTCTGGCACGAGATGGCTCACTTTTATGGCCTTAGCCACTCCGATATGGATCGACTTCAGCAAAAAAACTCTTAAACACCGCGTACTTTTTTGCTATACTAGATACATGACGAAGCGAGGAGGTGGGTCACATAGGCGCAGATTCTCGATACTCGTAGTATCGATCCTGATGCTCACGGCCACTTTTTTGCTTCCATTCTCAGCGCACGCAGAAGATGTGACGCCTCCAGAGGCTGTCGAAGCCCCGTTACTTTCATTTACCGCGACAGACGCATACTTGGTGCAGGCGACTCACGTGTCGCTCCGGGCTCCACTTGGTACCAGCGCGGTAGAGTTTTCTATTGGTGATCAGCGCATTCCTGGCATACGAGAAACACCACAGACTCCTGTGCAGGAACCTGCAACATTTGAAATTTGGCATCCTTCCGAGCAGCCAGCAGCCAGCGGTGTCATGCAAGCGCACATAGTGGGTAACGAAGACGCAACCGCGCAGATTGTGCTACACGATTTACTGGTACCGCGCATTGCCCAGGTCGGTGATTCGCTTGAGGTACATGGTACGACGACGGGCTCGGTATTGCCTG
Protein-coding sequences here:
- a CDS encoding metallopeptidase family protein, which gives rise to MQISDEHFDKLITRAMDELPQEYISGLDNVAIVQADDPTDEQKQKMHIDDHHLLLGLYEGIPLPARGAGYTFVLPDKITLFKHPLLKVSHDEHEFFEQVKRTLWHEMAHFYGLSHSDMDRLQQKNS